Genomic segment of bacterium:
GCGGTGAGATCGGCGTGGCCGGGTCCGTGCGCGCCGTGGTGCGGCTCGAGTGCTCGCGCTGCCTGACTCCCTTCGACTTCCCGGTCGACGCCGACGTCGAAGTCACGTTCGTCCCTCCCGGCGCCGTCGCCCCCGACGGGGAGCACCAGCACGAGCTGTCGGCCGACGAGCTCGAGGTCGAGCCCCTCGTCCAGGGCGGCGCCGACCTGCGCGGCGTCATCGCCGAGCAGATCCACCTGGCGCTGCCGCTCAAGCCCCTCTGCTCGGAGGACTGCCGGGGGGTCTGCCCGCGCTGCGGCAAGGATGTGGCCGGCGGCCCCTGCGGCTGCGCGCCGCCCCCGGGCGACCCGCGCTGGGAGGCGCTGAAGAAGCTCACGGTCCCGTAGGAGAAACGCCGGGCCGTGAGCGCCGCCCGCAGCAGGGCCGACGGCGCGCGGCCCCATCGCACCACGGAGGAGAGAGGTCGACCATGCCGAACCCCAAGAGAAGACACACCCGGACCCGCACCGCGACGCGCCGCGCGCACGACGCGCTGAAGCCCGCCGCCGCGAGCGCCTGCCCGCAGTGCCAGCAGCCGAAGCTGCCGCACCGGGTCTGCGCCAACTGCGGCTACTACCGCGGCGTCGAGGTCATCGCGCCACGCGAGGAGTAGCGGTCCGCCAGCTGCACGCCGCAGCCGGTTCAAGCGCGCCATGAGCATCGCCGTCGACGCGATGGGGGGCGACCGCGCCCCGTTCGTCGTGGTCCAGGGGGCCGTCGAGGCCGCCCGCGAGTACGGTACCCCGGTCATCCTCGTCGGGGACGCCGAGATCGTGCGCGCGGAGCTCGCCAAGTACGACACCGCCGGGTTGCCGATCACCGTCAAGCACGCCGGGCAGGTGGTCGGCATGGGCGAGTCGCCCTCCCAGGCGGTGCGCCGCAAGCGGGACTCCTCGATGTGGATCGGGGTGCAACTGGTCAAGAGCGGCGAGGCCGAGGCCTTCGTCTCGGCCGGCAACACGGGCGCCGCGATGGCGGCCTCGGTGCTGGCCTGGGGGACGCTCCCCGGCGTGGAGCGCCCGGCGATCGCCGTGCTCCTGCCGACGCTCCACGGGGTGATCACGCTGCTCGACGCCGGCGCGACCGTCGACTGCAAGCCCAAGCACCTGGCGCAGTTCGCGG
This window contains:
- a CDS encoding DUF177 domain-containing protein, translating into MDHSDFVVYLNKLPPEGIELEFEVDDPAKAGIALDVPLAGPIHARFDVQRLGGEIGVAGSVRAVVRLECSRCLTPFDFPVDADVEVTFVPPGAVAPDGEHQHELSADELEVEPLVQGGADLRGVIAEQIHLALPLKPLCSEDCRGVCPRCGKDVAGGPCGCAPPPGDPRWEALKKLTVP
- the rpmF gene encoding 50S ribosomal protein L32; this encodes MPNPKRRHTRTRTATRRAHDALKPAAASACPQCQQPKLPHRVCANCGYYRGVEVIAPREE